The following are encoded in a window of Choloepus didactylus isolate mChoDid1 chromosome 17, mChoDid1.pri, whole genome shotgun sequence genomic DNA:
- the LOC119512450 gene encoding transcription initiation factor TFIID subunit 9B-like, with product MAAPKNALRDDLVMAQILKDMAITEYEPRVINQVSEFAFRYVTTVLDDAKIYSSHAKKPNVDADDVRLAIQCHADQSFTSPPPRDFLLDIARQKNQTPLPLIKPHAGPRLPPDRYCLTAPNHRLKSLIKKGPNQGKLVLRLSVGAVKCRPTTSTIAAPQTVSVPNKVATPVSVTSQRFMVQIPPLQSTPAKPVPATTTVQNVLTNPSMIGPKNILITTNMVS from the coding sequence ATGGCGGCTCCCAAGAACGCTCTAAGAGATGACTTGGTGATGGCACAGATCCTGAAAGATATGGCAATTACAGAGTACGAACCAAGGGTTATAAATCAAGTGTCGGAATTTGCTTTCCGATATGTGACTACAGTTCTGGATGATGCAAAAATTTATTCAAGCCATGCTAAGAAACCTAATGTTGATGCAGATGATGTGAGACTGGCAATCCAGTGTCATGCTGACCAATCTTTTACCTCTCCTCCCCCAAGAGATTTTTTACTGGATATTGCAAGGCAGAAAAATCAAACACCTTTACCACTGATTAAGCCACATGCAGGACCTAGACTTCCACCTGACAGATACTGcttaacagctccaaaccatagGCTGAAGTCCTTGATTAAAAAGGGACCTAATCAAGGAAAACTAGTTCTACGGTTAAGTGTTGGTGCTGTTAAGTGCAGACCTACCACTTCTACTATAGCGGCCCCACAAACAGTATCTGTTCCAAATAAGGTGGCAACTCCAGTGTCAGTGACAAGCCAAAGATTTATGGTGCAGATTCCACCTCTTCAGTCCACACCTGCCAAACCAGTTCCTGCAACAACTACGGTTCAAAATGTTCTAACTAATCCTTCAATGATTGGACCCAAAAATATTCTTATTACCACCAACATGGTTTCATGA